In Palaeococcus ferrophilus DSM 13482, the following proteins share a genomic window:
- a CDS encoding PQQ-binding-like beta-propeller repeat protein: MRMKKTVVIITFLLMASLLASGSQSPIIWEVKVPGTVESVRLTPEGAYVGFGHIDNIKGVIWYRGNVSFYTLNGSEEWTQEVGFVRKLEPLDGRLIVGTDISRGPEDWFGALGKVWLLKENGSIMSGNITYGSFFDFDLKDSLYVVDGWWIGEGRANETWGRLYRWEITGEGIKEDWFLELNGTLGRVRKGDRIVYVGSGAPSGYRMKYYFGNVYGVSEDGKLLWSVDTKWWVRDLELWRNRALVGTGFENVAGKLFLINSEGNVEWEGDSFYVEDIEINGDTAYIGGVEGDTGKLEALDLNSKEVLWEANFPYRVKVVKFHEGKLLVGTGAFKQENGTTYDMGLFYVVDPTNGKVLMELDTGYVRSLDALGDEVLVGTGRGRVYLINLDAKDRERAYVYIGVGIILVVLAGIVGKVGRKKA, from the coding sequence ATGAGAATGAAGAAAACCGTTGTGATAATAACTTTCCTTCTCATGGCCTCGCTCCTCGCGAGTGGAAGTCAGAGCCCCATAATATGGGAGGTCAAAGTTCCCGGAACCGTGGAGAGCGTTAGGCTCACGCCCGAGGGAGCGTACGTGGGGTTCGGGCACATTGACAATATCAAAGGCGTGATATGGTACAGGGGAAACGTTAGCTTCTATACGCTCAACGGGAGCGAGGAGTGGACACAGGAAGTCGGCTTCGTGAGGAAGCTGGAGCCCCTCGACGGCAGGCTTATCGTCGGAACGGACATAAGCCGGGGCCCGGAGGACTGGTTTGGGGCCCTTGGAAAGGTATGGCTTCTCAAGGAGAACGGCTCTATTATGTCCGGTAACATCACCTACGGCTCGTTCTTCGACTTCGACCTAAAGGATAGCCTTTACGTCGTTGACGGGTGGTGGATTGGCGAGGGAAGGGCAAACGAGACATGGGGACGGCTCTACAGGTGGGAGATAACAGGGGAGGGTATTAAAGAGGACTGGTTCCTCGAGCTAAACGGCACGCTCGGAAGGGTTCGGAAGGGGGATAGAATAGTATACGTGGGAAGTGGAGCCCCCTCCGGCTACCGCATGAAGTACTACTTCGGAAACGTCTACGGGGTAAGCGAAGATGGGAAGCTTCTCTGGAGCGTTGACACGAAGTGGTGGGTGCGCGACCTCGAGCTCTGGAGGAACAGGGCGCTCGTGGGGACAGGGTTTGAGAACGTGGCTGGAAAGCTCTTCCTCATAAACAGCGAGGGCAACGTTGAATGGGAGGGAGACAGCTTCTACGTCGAAGACATCGAAATCAACGGCGATACTGCCTACATAGGAGGCGTAGAGGGTGACACCGGCAAGCTTGAAGCCCTTGACCTGAACTCCAAGGAGGTTCTCTGGGAGGCGAACTTCCCGTACCGCGTTAAGGTGGTGAAGTTCCACGAAGGGAAGCTCCTCGTGGGGACGGGGGCGTTCAAGCAGGAAAACGGCACCACATACGACATGGGGCTCTTCTACGTGGTTGACCCCACCAACGGCAAGGTGCTGATGGAGCTCGACACCGGCTACGTGAGGAGCCTCGACGCGCTGGGCGATGAGGTTCTCGTGGGCACGGGGCGCGGCAGGGTCTACTTAATAAACCTTGACGCGAAAGATCGGGAGAGGGCATACGTTTACATCGGCGTGGGCATCATCCTCGTGGTTCTGGCCGGGATCGTCGGGAAGGTTGGCCGGAAGAAGGCCTAA
- a CDS encoding PH0542 domain-containing protein produces the protein MEEEEFDMREALATGEDLDKVLAYALIHEEYLRELISYLDDDLWTVAKNALSILLQIAKDQPELYEPMLSKMMVMVRKSESVPLTQEIARAFGQVAKARPELVKRVMPVLFASYRIGDIKVRVNMVYVIEEIARSNPYLLRDLMTDIKLLITSKDAEDRLTALNLVTALGENNFAYVRPFLHYLLGLLNDENEVVRASAVESLVILAEKNEKFRKLVLSKLEDINDTSELVNRAVKDGMVRLAIKEGV, from the coding sequence ATGGAGGAAGAGGAGTTCGACATGAGGGAGGCCCTTGCCACGGGCGAGGACCTCGATAAAGTCCTTGCCTATGCGCTCATCCATGAGGAGTACCTTAGGGAGCTGATATCTTACCTTGATGACGACCTCTGGACGGTCGCGAAGAACGCGCTCTCGATTCTCCTCCAGATCGCGAAGGACCAGCCGGAGCTTTACGAACCGATGCTCTCCAAGATGATGGTCATGGTTCGCAAGAGCGAGTCGGTGCCTTTAACACAGGAGATAGCGAGGGCCTTCGGTCAGGTCGCCAAAGCCAGACCCGAGCTCGTAAAGCGTGTTATGCCCGTTCTGTTCGCGAGCTACCGCATAGGTGACATCAAGGTGCGGGTCAACATGGTCTACGTCATTGAGGAGATAGCCAGGTCAAACCCCTACCTCCTGAGGGATTTGATGACGGACATAAAGCTCCTCATAACGTCCAAGGACGCGGAGGACAGGCTAACCGCGCTCAACCTCGTGACAGCCCTCGGGGAGAACAACTTTGCATACGTCCGTCCGTTTCTCCACTACCTTCTTGGGCTCCTCAACGACGAGAACGAGGTTGTCAGGGCGAGTGCCGTTGAGAGCCTCGTTATACTCGCCGAGAAGAATGAGAAGTTCAGAAAACTCGTCCTGTCAAAGCTCGAGGACATAAACGACACGAGCGAGCTCGTTAACAGGGCCGTTAAGGACGGGATGGTGAGGCTCGCGATAAAGGAGGGCGTTTAA
- a CDS encoding KH domain-containing protein: protein MKAPICEVCLKTDDILCPADEKKLQDGVISELDVKVARLLYRMIGDAEVEFKKAVEAGDLVVLIVGIGQAALVIGKGGKNVKTLMRELGKRVRVIEDTEDVKKLATDLLLPARVFGVNVVFRPGGGQYYKVLVPRMDRGKLPAPPEVLEDIITKITGKESKIVFA, encoded by the coding sequence GTGAAAGCACCGATCTGTGAGGTTTGCCTTAAAACAGACGACATTCTCTGTCCGGCAGACGAGAAAAAACTTCAGGATGGGGTTATTTCTGAGCTCGATGTTAAGGTTGCGAGACTCCTGTACAGGATGATAGGGGACGCTGAAGTGGAGTTTAAGAAGGCCGTGGAGGCGGGAGACCTTGTTGTTCTCATCGTCGGCATCGGTCAGGCCGCCCTCGTCATTGGGAAGGGTGGGAAGAACGTTAAGACCCTCATGAGGGAGCTCGGAAAGAGGGTCAGGGTGATAGAGGACACGGAAGACGTTAAAAAACTCGCCACGGACCTCCTCCTCCCCGCGAGGGTCTTTGGCGTTAACGTGGTCTTCCGCCCCGGAGGGGGACAGTACTACAAGGTGCTCGTGCCCAGGATGGACAGGGGCAAGCTTCCGGCGCCGCCGGAGGTTCTGGAGGATATAATCACGAAGATAACGGGTAAGGAATCTAAAATTGTGTTTGCGTGA
- the aspS gene encoding aspartate--tRNA(Asn) ligase: MYRTHYSSQIREELNGQRVKIAGWVWEIKDLGGIKFLWIRDREGIVQITAPKKKVSPELFKLIPKLNSEDVVAVEGVVNFTPKAKLGFEILPEKLEVLSRAESPLPLDPTGKVKAELDTRLDNRFMDLRRPEVMAIFKIRSSVFKAVRDFFHGEGFIEIHTPKIIATATEGGTELFPMKYFEKDAFLAQSPQLYKQIMMASGLDRVYEIAPIFRAEEHNTTRHLNEAWSIDAEMAFIENEEEVMNLLERLVAHAINYVREHNAKELEILNFELEEAKVPFPRVSYDKALEILADLGKEIPWGEDIDTEGEKLLGKYMMENENAPLYFLYQYPSEAKPFYIMKYDDKPEISRAFDLEYRGVEITSGGQREHRVEVLEQQIREKGLNPESFEFYLRTFRYGMPPHGGFGLGAERLIKQMLDLNNIREVILFPRDRRRLTP, translated from the coding sequence ATGTACAGGACGCACTACTCAAGCCAGATTAGGGAGGAGCTCAACGGCCAGCGCGTTAAAATAGCGGGCTGGGTTTGGGAAATCAAGGATTTGGGCGGAATAAAGTTCCTCTGGATACGGGACAGGGAAGGGATAGTTCAGATAACCGCTCCCAAGAAGAAGGTCTCGCCAGAGCTCTTCAAGCTCATTCCGAAGCTCAACAGCGAGGACGTCGTTGCCGTTGAGGGCGTCGTCAACTTCACGCCCAAGGCGAAGCTCGGCTTCGAGATTCTGCCCGAGAAGCTCGAAGTCCTCAGCAGGGCCGAAAGTCCATTACCGCTCGATCCCACCGGTAAAGTGAAGGCTGAGCTCGACACTCGCCTTGACAACCGCTTCATGGACCTTAGAAGGCCGGAGGTAATGGCAATATTCAAGATACGCTCCAGTGTCTTCAAAGCCGTCAGGGACTTCTTCCACGGCGAGGGCTTCATCGAGATTCACACGCCCAAGATAATCGCAACAGCGACCGAGGGCGGAACCGAGCTCTTCCCCATGAAGTACTTCGAGAAGGACGCCTTTCTGGCGCAGAGCCCTCAGCTCTACAAACAGATAATGATGGCGAGCGGCCTTGACAGGGTCTACGAGATAGCCCCGATTTTCAGGGCCGAGGAGCACAACACCACGCGCCATTTAAACGAGGCATGGAGCATTGATGCGGAGATGGCCTTCATCGAGAACGAGGAGGAGGTTATGAACCTCCTTGAGCGCCTGGTGGCCCACGCGATAAACTACGTCCGCGAGCACAACGCGAAGGAGCTGGAAATCCTCAACTTCGAGCTGGAGGAGGCTAAGGTACCCTTCCCGCGCGTGAGCTACGATAAAGCCCTCGAGATACTCGCCGACCTCGGCAAGGAGATTCCCTGGGGCGAGGACATCGACACGGAGGGAGAGAAACTCCTCGGGAAGTACATGATGGAGAACGAGAACGCTCCGCTTTACTTCCTCTACCAGTATCCCAGTGAGGCCAAGCCATTCTATATCATGAAGTACGACGACAAGCCGGAGATAAGCCGCGCCTTCGACCTCGAGTACCGTGGGGTGGAGATAACCTCCGGCGGCCAGAGGGAACACCGCGTCGAGGTGCTCGAGCAGCAGATAAGGGAGAAGGGACTAAACCCGGAGAGCTTCGAGTTCTACCTGAGAACATTCCGCTACGGCATGCCCCCGCACGGCGGTTTCGGCCTCGGTGCGGAGCGTTTAATAAAGCAGATGCTCGACCTCAACAACATCCGTGAGGTCATCCTGTTCCCAAGGGACAGGCGGAGGCTCACACCATAA